A genomic region of Raphanus sativus cultivar WK10039 chromosome 6, ASM80110v3, whole genome shotgun sequence contains the following coding sequences:
- the LOC108812816 gene encoding uncharacterized protein LOC108812816, which yields MGEVAVFVETNLGTRIAMTVSLDITSPDFKRKLEETHASCLPSLGEIRVHSLMVQRKSQFYYLAQSLPIKYIFRDNHPKPWFIHAEARLVTISQEPSISNSSGKSQIGHFSGSDQSPQRVVGLIHGVNRKTKKSLAKPIPKPSLVDKECEFVGSETIVRSSLSTARAAELNSKCFMAITTPERETGETASKSETISKKLIVAANNIRMQGKSSMSCSLSSSIFRSKNRIKRSIDGKTLASLAKFMVFEIPDTED from the exons ATGGGAGAAGTTGCTGTCTTTGTTGAGACTAACTTGGGAACCCGAATCGCCATGACGGTTTCTCTTGATATCACATCCCCAGATTTCAAGA GAAAACTTGAGGAAACACATGCAAGTTGCCTACCCAGCTTAGGGGAGATACGAGTTCATAGTCTAATG GTTCAACGAAAGTCTCAGTTTTATTACCTTGCTCAATCTCTGCCTATAAAGTACATCTTCCGGGATAACCATCCTAAGCCCTGGTTTATCCACGCAGAAGCTAGACTTGTTACCATATCACAAGAGCCAAGCATATCCAACAGCTCTGGTAAATCTCAAATTGGGCATTTCTCCGGTTCTGATCAATCCCCTCAAAGAGTCGTTGGGCTGATCCATGGTGTAAACAGGAAGACAAAGAAATCTCTGGCCAAACCCATCCCTAAACCTTCACTGGTGGACAAGGAGTGTGAGTTTGTTGGTTCTGAAACCATAGTAAGGTCTTCATTGTCAACAGCAAGAGCTGCTGAGTTGAACTCGAAATGTTTCATGGCAATAACGACGCCGGAGAGGGAAACTGGAGAGACTGCGAGTAAAAGTGAAACGATTAGCAAGAAGCTAATTGTGGCTGCAAACAACATCAGAATGCAAGGAAAGTCTAGTATGTCTTGTTCACTATCGTCATCTATCTTCAGAAGCAAGAATCGGATAAAGAGAAGTATAGATGGTAAAACACTCGCTTCTCTTGCAAAGTTTATGGTCTTTGAGATACCTGATACCGAGGATTGA
- the LOC108812815 gene encoding cellulose synthase-like protein E1: protein MRNEDDRFIPVHNGEPLFVTRRKTGRVIAYRVFSASVFFCICCIWLYRVTVPTEIDENRPGLVRLIRLVMFVMEIWFGLYWVVLQSLRWNPVWRFTFTDRLSRRYGNDLPRLDVFVCTADPVIEPPLMVVNTVLSMAALDYPPEKLAVYLSDDGGSELTFYALAEAAEFAKTWVPFCKRFDVEPRSPAAYLSCKASVLDSAAEEEVARLYKEMAERIETAARLGRVPDEARLKYVEGFSQWDSDATRRNHGTILQILVDGRKANTVTLVYLSREKRPEHHHHFKAGAMNALIRVSSKITCGRIMLNVDCDMYSNNSKSARDALCILLDEEEGKEIAFVQFPQCFENLTRNDLYGSMMRVGADVELKGLDGNGGPLYIGTGCFHRRDVICGRKYGEEEEEEEYEDISEPEMIKALASCTYEENSQWGKEMGVKYGCPVEDVITGLAIQCRGWKSAYLNPKKKAFVGVAPTNLHQMLVQQRRWSEGDFQILLSEYSPVWYAQGKISLGLILGYCCFCLWAPCSVPVLVYSVLTSLCLFKGIPLFPKVWSSWFIPFVYVTIAVNAYSLAEFLWCGGTLRGWWNEQRMWLYRRTSSFLFGFIDTILKKLGVSESAFVITAKVAEEEAAERYEKEVMEFGVESPMFLLLGTLGMLHLFCFAAAVMRLVMTSRKAGEDLQTMGMQFVITGVLVVINWPLYKGMLLRKGKGKMPMSVTVKAVVLALSACTCIALS from the exons ATGAGAAACGAAGACGATCGGTTTATACCGGTTCACAACGGGGAACCGCTTTTTGTCACCAGAAGGAAAACCGGAAGAGTGATAGCGTACCGTGTTTTCTCAGCATCGGTTTTCTTTTGTATCTGCTGTATTTGGCTCTACAGAGTTACCGTACCGACAGAGATTGATGAAAACCGGCCCGGTTTGGTAAGATTAATCAGGTTGGTTATGTTTGTCATGgagatttggttcggtttgtaTTGGGTAGTCCTGCAATCTCTCCGGTGGAATCCGGTTTGGCGATTCACCTTCACCGATAGACTCTCCCGGAGGTACGGTAACGATCTCCCGAGGCTCGACGTTTTTGTTTGCACGGCGGATCCGGTGATAGAGCCGCCGTTGATGGTGGTTAACACAGTCTTATCTATGGCGGCCCTGGATTACCCACCGGAGAAACTAGCGGTGTATCTCTCGGACGACGGGGGATCTGAGCTCACGTTCTATGCTCTCGCTGAGGCAGCTGAGTTTGCTAAAACTTGGGTTCCTTTTTGTAAGAGATTCGACGTGGAGCCGAGATCTCCTGCTGCTTACTTGTCTTGCAAGGCAAGTGTTCTTGATTCTGCTGCGGAGGAGGAAGTAGCTAGGTTGTATAAAGAAATGGCGGAGAGGATTGAAACGGCAGCGAGACTCGGGCGAGTACCGGATGAGGCGCGTTTGAAGTACGTGGAGGGGTTCTCGCAGTGGGACTCTGACGCTACACGCAGAAACCATGGAACCATTCTTCAG ATTTTGGTAGATGGAAGAAAAGCGAATACAGTAACGTTGGTGTATCTGTCGAGAGAAAAGAGACCTGAGCATCATCATCACTTCAAAGCTGGAGCCATGAATGCATTG ATTAGGGTTTCTTCGAAGATAACTTGTGGGAGAATCATGCTAAACGTGGACTGTGACATGTACTCAAACAACTCAAAGTCAGCACGCGATGCACTCTGCATCCTACTTGATGAGGAGGAAGGAAAAGAGATAGCTTTCGTGCAGTTCCCGCAGTGTTTCGAGAACCTTACAAGGAATGATCTGTATGGAAGCATGATGCGCGTAGGAGCTGAT gtgGAGTTAAAGGGATTGGATGGAAATGGCGGTCCATTATACATTGGAACTGGATGCTTTCACAGAAGAGATGTGATCTGCGGAAGAAAGTacggagaggaagaagaagaagaagaatatgaaGATATTTCAGAGCCTGAGATGATTAAGGCTCTCGCAAGCTGCACTTATGAAGAAAACTCTCAATGGGGAAAGGAG ATGGGTGTAAAATACGGTTGCCCGGTAGAGGATGTCATAACCGGTTTAGCTATTCAGTGCCGTGGATGGAAATCAGCCTACTTGAACCCGAAAAAGAAAGCTTTTGTCGGGGTAGCACCGACCAATTTGCATCAGATGCTGGTGCAGCAGAGGAGATGGTCAGAGGGAGACTTTCAGATTCTACTGTCAGAGTATAGTCCGGTTTGGTATGCCCAAGGAAAGATCAGTTTAGGACTGATCCTTGGTTACTGTTGCTTTTGCCTTTGGGCTCCATGTTCAGTACCTGTGCTTGTTTACTCTGTTTTGACTTCTCTCTGTTTATTCAAAGGCATTCCTCTGTTTCCAAAG GTTTGGAGCTCGTGGTTTATCCCGTTTGTTTACGTGACTATCGCAGTTAATGCTTACAGCCTAGCAGAGTTCTTGTGGTGCGGAGGAACTTTACGTGGATGGTGGAACGAGCAAAGGATGTGGCTTTACAGAAGAACAAGCTCCTTCCTTTTCGGATTCATAGACACAATTCTGAAGAAACTTGGTGTTTCGGAGTCTGCGTTTGTGATCACAGCGAAAgttgcagaagaagaagcagcagaGAGATACGAGAAAGAGGTAATGGAGTTTGGAGTTGAGTCTCCCATGTTTCTCTTACTCGGAACACTCGGGATGCTCCATCTCTTCTGCTTTGCCGCAGCTGTCATGAGACTGGTGATGACTTCTAGAAAGGCTGGAGAAGATTTACAAACAATGGGTATGCAGTTTGTGATAACAGGAGTGCTTGTGGTAATAAACTGGCCTTTATACAAGGGCATGTTGTTGAGGAAAGGTAAAGGGAAGATGCCAATGAGCGTGACAGTTAAAGCCGTTGTCCTAGCTTTATCTGCCTGTACTTGTATCGCACTCTCTTAA
- the LOC108812817 gene encoding cellulose synthase-like protein E1, with translation MAKEDDRFRSAQEGDREPLFATRRRTGGLVAFRFFAASVFGGICCIWFYRVVEPLEKDENRTGLFRFIWLVMLILEIWFGLYWLVVQSLRWNPVWRSTFTDRLSRRYGDDLPRLDVFVCTADPVIEPPLMVVNTVLSVMALDYPPEKLAVYLSDDGGSELTFYALAEAAEFAKTWVPFCKKFDVEPRSPAAYLSCKASVLDSASAAEVAALYREMANRIETASKLRRVPEEARLKYGDGFSQWDSDATQRNHATILQILIDGRKDKTIAIPTLVYLSREKRPEHHHHYKAGSMNALLRVSSKITCGRIILNLDCDMYANNSKSALEALCILLDAKDGKEIGFVQFPQCYDNLTRNDLYGSTMRVIADVEFNGLDGNGGPFYIGTGCFHRRDVICGRKYGEEEVESDEIQEIVEPEKIKSLANCTYEMGSQWGKEMGVKYGCPVEDIITGLAIQCRGWKSAYLTPKKKAFLGVAPTNLHQMLVQQRRWSEGDFQILLSEYSPVWYAQGKISLGLILGYCCYCLWAPSSVPLLVYSVLTSLCLLKDIPLFPKVSSSWFIPFGYVTVAVSAYSLAEFLWCGGTLRGWWNEQRMWLYRRTSSFLFGFIDTILKKLGVSESAFVITAKVAEEEAAERYEKEIMEFGVESPMFLLLGTLGMLHLFCFAAAVMRLVMTSRKAGEDLQTMGMQFVITGVLVIINCPLYEGMLLRKDKGKMPMSVTVKSVVLALSACTCIAFL, from the exons atggcAAAAGAAGACGACCGGTTTAGATCGGCTCAAGAAGGCGACCGTGAACCGCTTTTTGCGACCAGGAGGAGAACCGGAGGACTGGTTGCGTTTCGGTTTTTCGCGGCCTCGGTTTTCGGGGGCATCTGTTGTATTTGGTTCTACAGAGTGGTCGAACCGTTAGAGAAAGATGAGAACCGGACCGGTTTATTTCGGTTTATCTGGTTGGTTATGCTAATTTTAGAGATCTGGTTCGGTTTGTATTGGCTTGTCGTGCAATCTCTCCGTTGGAATCCGGTTTGGCGATCCACCTTCACCGATAGACTCTCCCGGAGGTACGGTGACGATCTCCCAAGGCTCGACGTTTTCGTTTGCACGGCGGATCCGGTGATCGAGCCGCCGTTGATGGTGGTCAACACAGTGTTATCCGTGATGGCTCTCGATTACCCACCGGAGAAACTAGCGGTGTATCTCTCGGACGACGGTGGCTCTGAGCTCACGTTCTATGCTCTCGCGGAGGCAGCCGAGTTTGCTAAAACTTGGGTTCCCTTCTGCAAGAAGTTCGACGTGGAGCCGAGGTCTCCTGCTGCTTACTTGTCTTGCAAGGCAAGTGTTCTTGACTCTGCTTCGGCGGCAGAGGTGGCTGCGTTGTATAGAGAGATGGCGAATAGGATTGAAACGGCGTCGAAACTACGGCGAGTACCGGAGGAGGCGCGGTTGAAGTACGGTGATGGGTTCTCGCAGTGGGATTCTGACGCTACTCAAAGAAACCACGCAACCATTCTTCAA ATTCTGATAGACGGAAGAAAAGACAAGACAATAGCAATACCAACTCTGGTGTACCTATCGAGAGAGAAGAGACCTGAGCATCACCATCACTACAAAGCTGGTTCCATGAACGCATTG CTGAGGGTTTCTTCGAAGATAACGTGTGGGAGAATCATACTTAACTTGGACTGTGATATGTACGCAAACAACTCAAAGTCAGCACTCGAAGCGCTCTGCATCCTACTTGATGCGAAAGATGGAAAAGAGATTGGTTTCGTGCAGTTTCCACAGTGTTACGATAATCTTACAAGGAATGATTTGTACGGAAGCACGATGCGAGTAATAGCAGAT GTGGAGTTTAATGGATTGGACGGAAATGGTGGACCGTTTTACATAGGGACTGGTTGCTTTCACAGAAGAGATGTTATTTGTGGGAGAAAgtatggagaagaagaagtagaatCTGATGAAATTCAAGAAATTGTAGAGCCTGAGAAGATTAAATCTCTTGCAAACTGCACATACGAAATGGGCTCTCAATGGGGAAAGGAG ATGGGTGTAAAATACGGTTGCCCGGTAGAGGATATAATAACCGGGTTAGCGATCCAATGCCGCGGATGGAAATCAGCTTACCTGACCCCTAAAAAGAAAGCTTTCTTAGGGGTAGCGCCTACTAATTTGCATCAGATGCTGGTGCAGCAGAGGAGATGGTCAGAGGGAGACTTTCAGATTCTACTGTCAGAGTATAGTCCGGTTTGGTATGCCCAAGGAAAGATCAGTTTAGGACTGATCCTTGGTTATTGTTGCTATTGCCTCTGGGCTCCAAGTTCAGTACCTCTCCTTGTTTACTCTGTTTTGACTTCTCTCTGTCTTCTCAAAGACATTCCTCTGTTTCCAAAG GTCTCGAGCTCGTGGTTTATCCCGTTTGGTTACGTGACTGTCGCAGTTAGTGCTTATAGCCTAGCAGAGTTCTTATGGTGCGGAGGAACTTTACGTGGATGGTGGAACGAGCAAAGGATGTGGCTTTACAGAAGAACAAGCTCCTTCCTTTTCGGATTCATAGACACAATTCTGAAGAAACTTGGGGTTTCGGAGTCTGCGTTTGTGATCACAGCGAAAgttgcagaagaagaagcagcagaGAGGTATGAAAAAGAGATAATGGAGTTTGGGGTGGAGTCTCCAATGTTTCTCTTACTCGGAACACTCGGGATGCTTCATCTCTTCTGCTTTGCCGCAGCTGTCATGAGACTGGTGATGACTTCTAGAAAGGCTGGAGAAGATTTACAAACAATGGGTATGCAGTTTGTGATAACAGGAGTGCTAGTGATAATAAACTGTCCTTTATATGAGGGCATGCTGTTGAGGAAAGATAAAGGGAAGATGCCAATGAGCGTGACAGTGAAGTCTGTTGTCCTAGCTTTATCTGCATGTACTTGTATTGCTTTTctataa
- the LOC108811267 gene encoding uncharacterized protein At2g29880-like, which produces MGDPQDVKGKGQYHSWSVPEHRLLLRSLVDAINHGFRDASGKFNKLTVETRILSVLRQQLGSKKTYSQYKNRMKILRTRYQTLSDFLRCNSGFGWDSETNKFTADDEVWKVYLKAHPGNDHLRNNSFEDFEELRMVFEQNTATGQNAMGLGDPVDALNSQIEDGERPNDIDGVDIMNDGERIVHREAYEHGASSSAEKNLGEKLPLRKKARTDSHLDKALEEVTEISSQIFGMIQKRWEKEAEEKVAEEKANNVWDAIKQIPDMEDDLRYEAMTLVHSLGMKSGFIKMSIADRCGWIKQNLRKP; this is translated from the exons ATGGGAGATCCACAAGATGTAAAAGGTAAGGGTCAGTATCATTCATGGTCTGTACCTGAACACAGATTGTTGCTTCGGTCACTGGTGGATGCAATCAATCATGGTTTCCGTGATGCTAGCGGTAAATTCAATAAGCTAACGGTGGAGACAAGAATACTATCAGTTCTACGCCAACAACTTGGATCTAAGAAAACATACagccaatataaaaatagaatgaaGATCTTGAGAACTAGGTACCAAACTTTGTCAGATTTTCTTCGTTGTAATTCTGGTTTTGGGTGGGATTCTGAAACAAACAAATTCACAGCAGATGATGAAGTTTGGAAAGTCTATTTGAAG GCTCATCCAGGTAATGATCATCTGCGTAATAATTCATTCGAAGATTTCGAGGAGTTACGGATGGTATTTGAACAAAATACGGCAACTGGGCAGAATGCAATGGGATTAGGTGATCCTGTTGATGCACTTAACTCCCAAATTGAAGACGGTGAGAGGCCAAATGATATTGATGGTGTCGATATCATGAATGATGGAGAAAGAATAGTACACCGAGAAGCATATGAACATGGAGCTTCTTCTTCAGCAGAAAAAAACTTAGGAGAGAAACTTCCACTCAGGAAGAAAGCTAGAACTGATTCTCATTTAGACAAGGCTTTGGAAGAGGTGACAGAGATCAGTAGCCAGATCTTTGGCATGATACAAAAACGATGGGAAAAGGAAGCTGAAGAAAAAGTAGCCGAGGAAAAAGCTAACAATGTATGGGATGCTATCAAACAAATTCCTGATATGGAAGATGATTTACGTTATGAGGCAATGACTCTTGTTCACAGTTTAGGGATGAAATCTGGCTTTATCAAGATGTCTATAGCGGATCGGTGTGGTTGGATTAAACAAAATCTTCGTAAACCATGA